A single Cnuibacter physcomitrellae DNA region contains:
- a CDS encoding TetR/AcrR family transcriptional regulator: MNEHRAGPVRSAAAREAILDATARLFHTVGYENLTIEGVAREAGVGKQTIYRWWRSRGALIAECLTDGRLFPLEFDVPDTGDVLADVESWLDVILSVLEAPNGTALMRSLLAAAAEDRAVGDHLGASLGVNRFLAERLSVAVRDGQLAADAPVDQLGDAILGAIIFSSLGSDTAATAQGARDLVRYLLRPA; the protein is encoded by the coding sequence ATGAACGAGCACCGAGCCGGGCCCGTCCGCAGCGCTGCGGCACGCGAGGCCATCCTCGACGCGACCGCCCGCCTGTTCCACACCGTCGGCTACGAGAACCTCACCATCGAGGGCGTCGCCCGCGAGGCCGGCGTCGGCAAGCAGACGATCTACCGCTGGTGGCGGTCGCGAGGGGCGCTCATCGCCGAGTGCCTCACCGACGGGAGGCTCTTCCCCCTGGAGTTCGACGTGCCCGACACCGGCGACGTGCTGGCGGATGTGGAGAGCTGGCTCGACGTCATCCTCTCCGTCCTCGAGGCCCCGAACGGCACCGCGCTGATGCGGTCGCTGCTCGCGGCCGCCGCGGAGGACCGCGCGGTCGGCGACCACCTCGGTGCGAGCCTCGGCGTCAACCGCTTCCTCGCCGAGCGCCTCTCCGTCGCCGTGCGGGACGGGCAGCTCGCCGCCGACGCCCCCGTCGACCAGCTCGGCGACGCCATCCTCGGCGCGATCATCTTCTCCTCGCTCGGCAGCGACACCGCGGCCACCGCCCAGGGCGCC